A genomic window from Treponema maltophilum ATCC 51939 includes:
- a CDS encoding AMP-binding protein has product MFYEEYLTCDMDNGWEAAQKSFSLHIPDNFNFAYDVIDRYAAEAPEAEALVWCDDKGEEKIFTFGELAKEINKAANFFTAMGIARGDTVLLFLRRRYEFWFILPALHKIGAIAVPATVQLASHDIEYRIQSAGIKMIVAVQEKQLQQEIQKAAEAAYKKPLLVWVHDEMDGWISFDKLSKNMSDEFSLPAGTKRPCGEDTALLYFTSGTSGNPKMVAHNFLYPLGHIVTAKLWQGVKQGGRHLSVAETGWAKAMWGKIYGQWLCGCAVFVYDMDVFIPRKLLEKLAQYRVTSFCAPPTVYRYLIREPIENYDLSALEECTTAGEALSQDIFDTFKEKTGMSLREGYGQTELTLVTGTFPGMDIKPGSMGKPAPGYDIDIVRPDGSSCEADETGEIILRLDKGHPFGMFGGYYKNPEKTAEVFRGGVYHTGDAASRDKDGYFWFSSRTDDLIKSSGFRISPFEVESVLLQHPAVFECAVTGVPDPKRGQAVKAFIVLNRGYTPSKQLEKELMFFAKKNAALYKAPRSLEFVQALPKTHNGKISRAAIRAQKE; this is encoded by the coding sequence ATGTTTTATGAAGAGTACCTTACCTGTGATATGGATAACGGCTGGGAAGCCGCGCAAAAATCTTTTTCTCTGCACATCCCCGATAATTTTAACTTTGCATACGACGTTATAGACCGGTATGCGGCGGAAGCGCCGGAAGCCGAAGCCTTGGTGTGGTGCGACGACAAGGGCGAAGAAAAAATCTTTACGTTCGGCGAACTCGCAAAAGAGATAAACAAAGCGGCTAACTTTTTTACGGCGATGGGAATCGCTCGCGGCGATACGGTTTTGCTTTTTTTGCGCAGACGGTACGAGTTTTGGTTTATTTTGCCGGCCCTGCATAAAATCGGCGCGATTGCCGTTCCGGCAACGGTTCAGCTTGCGTCCCACGACATCGAATACCGCATACAATCGGCGGGCATCAAGATGATTGTCGCGGTTCAGGAAAAACAGCTTCAGCAGGAAATTCAAAAAGCCGCGGAAGCCGCCTATAAAAAACCGCTTTTGGTATGGGTACACGATGAAATGGACGGGTGGATTTCGTTCGATAAACTGTCGAAAAACATGAGCGACGAATTCAGCCTTCCGGCCGGAACCAAGCGCCCTTGCGGCGAAGATACGGCTTTGCTGTATTTTACGTCGGGCACATCGGGAAACCCGAAAATGGTCGCGCACAACTTTTTGTATCCGCTCGGTCATATCGTAACGGCAAAATTGTGGCAGGGGGTTAAACAGGGCGGCCGCCATTTAAGCGTTGCCGAAACCGGCTGGGCAAAGGCGATGTGGGGAAAAATATACGGACAGTGGCTGTGCGGCTGCGCGGTGTTTGTTTACGATATGGACGTGTTTATTCCGCGCAAACTGCTCGAAAAACTCGCGCAGTACCGCGTTACCTCTTTTTGCGCTCCGCCCACCGTGTATCGCTATCTTATCCGGGAGCCGATTGAAAATTACGATTTGTCGGCGCTGGAAGAATGCACGACCGCAGGCGAAGCGCTTTCGCAGGACATCTTCGATACGTTTAAAGAAAAAACGGGTATGTCGCTGCGCGAGGGCTACGGCCAAACCGAACTGACCTTGGTAACGGGCACTTTCCCCGGAATGGACATAAAACCCGGTTCCATGGGAAAGCCTGCGCCCGGCTACGACATAGACATTGTCCGTCCCGACGGTTCTTCCTGCGAAGCGGATGAAACAGGCGAAATTATTTTGCGCTTGGACAAGGGGCATCCGTTCGGCATGTTCGGCGGTTATTATAAAAACCCCGAAAAAACGGCGGAAGTGTTTCGCGGCGGCGTATACCATACCGGCGATGCGGCAAGCCGCGATAAAGACGGCTATTTTTGGTTCAGCAGCCGTACCGACGATTTGATAAAAAGTTCCGGTTTCCGCATCAGTCCTTTTGAAGTGGAATCGGTGCTGCTTCAGCATCCCGCCGTGTTCGAATGCGCCGTAACGGGAGTGCCCGATCCCAAACGAGGGCAGGCGGTAAAAGCCTTTATTGTTTTAAATCGCGGCTATACGCCGAGCAAACAGCTCGAAAAGGAATTGATGTTTTTTGCAAAAAAGAATGCGGCGCTGTACAAGGCTCCGCGCTCTTTGGAATTCGTGCAGGCTTTGCCCAAAACCCACAACGGTAAAATAAGCCGAGCCGCCATCCGCGCACAAAAAGAATAG
- a CDS encoding carbohydrate ABC transporter permease, with product MAQRKSLEKKIVVWAWLFVTPALLFFTVFSFYPIANAFYLSFCNKNMISLKPPVFIGLTNYIKIFASADFWNSVRATVVFTLGTFIPLVIGSMILAAFLTFRPAGSRILQLIYYSPAVLSSVVAALIWKLIFEPRGIANQAANAIMMTSGVDFKWLSNGIMLQISTMVVYFWKYIGYFTVLFLTGLGKIPRGIYEAALIDGANRGQTFFRITLPLLKPTTVLVSIMAMLQCLKTFSTQYLFTQAGSPLGPVNVITLNIYNTAMRNYNVGRASVMSVILFLFMLMLTIIQLRFSRSEDVSY from the coding sequence ATGGCGCAAAGAAAAAGTCTTGAAAAGAAAATCGTCGTATGGGCTTGGCTGTTTGTAACTCCGGCTTTGCTGTTTTTTACCGTATTTTCGTTTTACCCGATTGCCAATGCTTTTTATTTGAGCTTTTGCAATAAAAATATGATTTCGCTTAAACCGCCCGTTTTTATCGGTTTGACGAACTATATAAAGATATTCGCCTCCGCCGATTTTTGGAATTCGGTGCGGGCAACCGTCGTGTTCACGCTCGGAACCTTTATTCCGCTCGTAATCGGCAGTATGATTCTTGCCGCATTTTTAACCTTCCGTCCGGCAGGCTCGCGCATTTTGCAGCTTATTTATTATTCGCCGGCCGTTTTATCTTCCGTTGTCGCCGCCCTCATTTGGAAGCTGATTTTTGAGCCGCGCGGCATTGCGAATCAGGCGGCAAATGCGATTATGATGACTTCCGGCGTCGACTTTAAATGGCTGAGCAACGGCATTATGCTGCAAATTTCGACGATGGTCGTTTATTTTTGGAAGTACATCGGTTATTTTACCGTTTTGTTTTTAACCGGCTTGGGGAAGATCCCCCGCGGCATATATGAAGCGGCCCTCATCGACGGGGCAAACCGCGGACAAACCTTTTTCCGCATTACGCTGCCGCTTTTAAAACCGACGACCGTTCTCGTTTCGATAATGGCGATGTTGCAATGTTTGAAAACCTTTTCGACGCAGTATCTGTTTACGCAGGCCGGTTCTCCGCTCGGCCCCGTCAACGTTATAACGCTGAATATTTACAATACCGCAATGCGCAACTATAACGTCGGAAGGGCAAGCGTTATGAGCGTTATTTTATTTTTGTTTATGCTGATGCTGACAATTATTCAACTGCGCTTTTCACGTTCGGAAGACGTGTCGTATTAA
- a CDS encoding extracellular solute-binding protein, whose amino-acid sequence MKKLTVLLMAVLFLSSAVFANGAQEDDNSPITLVMWTHEDPNRQKLEEGYAAEYMAMHPNVTIKYSVYPSTKIQDLIPTAYAAKNAPSIWNMELQKAYPLLVQGLVAPVDPEALGLKKDSDIIAQYMPNMLDPVTDKDGSLLGKKGKVYGLPFELQNWCIYLNKKIFRDAGLDPEKDYPKTWEDVMAVSEKIVKRNGDIITRRGFDFRYGDYLISWTPMVSQLGGAVVSADGKEAIVNTAAWEKALEYMRQWGPNGKNLGAPTYTAARKLFDNDKNEIAMHLSGLYQEARMLKANPAFYNSKDWMIIPYPVFKGGKNLSNNYYFQYYMVNSQIPLREQKEAWRFVAFLLSHPTDYLEKVALIAPKKELVESEQFKKIPYSNVFIEDLKRAQPVYYGAASWQINELIKEAIENVMMNNVSPKDAVAKLKKSAQSLLDEQM is encoded by the coding sequence ATGAAAAAGCTCACTGTATTGCTGATGGCGGTACTTTTTCTTTCTTCGGCCGTATTTGCAAACGGTGCCCAAGAAGACGACAACAGTCCCATTACATTGGTTATGTGGACGCACGAAGATCCGAACCGGCAAAAACTTGAAGAAGGATATGCAGCCGAATATATGGCAATGCATCCGAATGTAACCATTAAGTATTCCGTATATCCGTCAACCAAAATACAGGATTTGATTCCGACCGCTTACGCGGCAAAAAATGCGCCTTCAATTTGGAACATGGAACTGCAAAAAGCGTATCCGCTTTTGGTGCAGGGTTTGGTTGCTCCGGTCGATCCCGAAGCGTTGGGATTAAAAAAGGATTCGGACATTATCGCGCAGTATATGCCGAACATGCTCGACCCGGTTACGGACAAAGACGGCTCTCTTTTAGGCAAAAAAGGCAAAGTCTACGGCTTACCCTTTGAACTGCAAAACTGGTGCATTTATCTGAACAAAAAAATCTTCCGCGATGCCGGTCTTGATCCCGAAAAAGATTATCCCAAAACATGGGAAGACGTTATGGCCGTTTCCGAAAAAATCGTTAAGCGCAACGGCGACATCATTACACGCCGCGGCTTCGATTTCCGCTACGGCGATTATCTTATTTCGTGGACTCCGATGGTAAGCCAGCTCGGCGGCGCGGTTGTATCCGCCGACGGCAAAGAAGCGATCGTCAACACCGCCGCATGGGAAAAAGCGCTCGAATATATGCGCCAATGGGGACCGAACGGTAAAAACCTCGGCGCTCCCACATACACGGCGGCGCGCAAGCTTTTCGACAACGACAAAAACGAAATCGCCATGCACTTGTCCGGCTTGTATCAGGAAGCGCGCATGCTTAAAGCGAATCCCGCTTTTTACAACAGCAAAGATTGGATGATCATTCCGTACCCCGTTTTTAAGGGCGGCAAGAATTTGTCGAACAACTACTATTTCCAATACTACATGGTAAACTCGCAAATTCCTCTGCGCGAGCAAAAAGAAGCGTGGCGCTTTGTCGCATTTTTGCTGAGTCATCCGACCGATTATTTGGAAAAAGTTGCGCTGATCGCTCCGAAAAAAGAATTGGTTGAAAGTGAACAATTCAAAAAGATTCCCTACAGCAATGTGTTTATCGAAGACCTGAAGCGTGCGCAGCCCGTTTATTACGGAGCCGCCAGCTGGCAGATAAACGAATTGATTAAAGAAGCGATCGAAAATGTTATGATGAATAACGTATCGCCGAAAGACGCGGTTGCAAAACTCAAAAAAAGCGCACAATCTCTTTTAGACGAACAAATGTAA
- a CDS encoding ParB/RepB/Spo0J family partition protein gives MAKGGLGKGLDALLPQAEREAETSKKISEPSAKAKKESKDGAEVFIDVDLLQPNPHQPRREFDEEALQNLADSIKENGVIQPILAESAPDGTFWIIAGERRTRAARLAGLKQVPVRIQKFSETKKLEVALVENIQREDLNPLEEAKAYHKLMELGNLSQEETARRVGKNRSTVANALRLLKLPDDMQKALGTEAFSAGHARAVLSVADPSLRRTLFTRITDEKLSVREAEEIAAEMNSGKKLPVKTKVKSADKREPDYVFLEQRLIEKLGTKVSLRGNFDKGAITLEYFSREDLDRFYNLLTGADK, from the coding sequence GTGGCTAAGGGCGGACTCGGCAAGGGCCTCGACGCTCTTTTGCCGCAAGCCGAACGGGAAGCGGAAACTTCAAAGAAAATTTCCGAGCCTTCGGCAAAAGCAAAAAAAGAAAGTAAAGACGGTGCCGAAGTTTTTATCGACGTGGATTTACTGCAGCCGAACCCGCATCAGCCGCGCAGGGAATTCGACGAGGAAGCTTTGCAAAACCTTGCCGATTCGATAAAAGAAAACGGCGTCATTCAGCCTATCTTGGCCGAAAGCGCTCCCGACGGAACCTTTTGGATTATCGCGGGCGAACGACGTACGAGGGCGGCGCGCCTTGCGGGCCTTAAACAGGTTCCCGTGCGCATACAAAAATTTTCGGAAACCAAAAAGCTCGAAGTTGCCCTTGTGGAAAACATTCAGCGCGAAGACTTAAACCCGCTTGAAGAAGCGAAAGCCTATCACAAACTTATGGAGCTGGGCAACTTAAGTCAGGAAGAAACGGCGCGCCGCGTCGGCAAAAACCGTTCCACCGTAGCAAACGCGCTGCGTCTTTTGAAACTTCCCGACGATATGCAAAAAGCGCTCGGTACCGAGGCCTTTTCAGCAGGACACGCACGCGCCGTTTTGTCCGTTGCAGACCCTTCGCTCAGACGAACTTTATTTACGCGCATTACCGACGAAAAGCTTTCCGTCCGTGAAGCCGAAGAAATCGCCGCCGAAATGAATTCCGGCAAAAAGCTGCCGGTGAAAACAAAGGTCAAAAGCGCCGATAAGCGCGAGCCCGATTACGTTTTTCTCGAGCAGCGGCTCATTGAAAAGCTCGGCACCAAAGTATCGCTCAGGGGAAATTTCGACAAGGGCGCCATAACCCTCGAGTACTTTTCGCGCGAAGATCTGGACCGGTTTTACAATCTGCTTACCGGCGCGGACAAATAA
- a CDS encoding DNA-methyltransferase gives MSAQSKTEARPLPKKERSPKNKTLTMSAAERAEYKNRLVYAGSAKVSGSGTFAADALRNKTLCADLFGVLDKLPHSCADLLIIDPPYNLDKNFHGLKFGKRGDDEYSAYLESWFPRLLSVLKPTGSVYLCGDWRSSCSLYAVMKKYTVVRNRITWQREKGRGAKANWKNSCEDIWFGTLGDDYYFNVDAVKQKRRVLAPYRENGKPKDWEKTDEGRFRLTCPGNFWDDISIPYWSMSENTDHPTQKPEKLIAKLILASCPEDGLVLDPFLGSGTTSVTAKKLGRNFIGIEKNEEYCCWTEKRLARAESDAAIQGYADGVFWERNTQAVQRAELKKSRPYHAESLFAEP, from the coding sequence TTGAGCGCACAGTCAAAAACCGAGGCACGGCCTTTGCCGAAAAAAGAGCGTTCGCCCAAAAACAAAACGCTTACAATGAGCGCGGCCGAACGCGCCGAATACAAAAACCGCCTCGTGTATGCCGGCTCTGCAAAAGTTTCCGGATCGGGAACATTTGCCGCGGATGCGTTGCGGAACAAAACCCTGTGCGCCGACCTTTTCGGCGTACTCGACAAATTGCCGCACTCGTGCGCCGATTTATTGATTATCGACCCGCCGTATAATCTCGATAAAAACTTTCACGGCTTAAAATTCGGTAAACGCGGCGACGATGAGTATTCGGCCTACCTTGAATCGTGGTTTCCCCGCCTGCTGAGCGTACTCAAGCCGACCGGCTCGGTGTATCTGTGCGGCGATTGGCGCAGTTCGTGCAGCCTCTATGCCGTCATGAAAAAATATACCGTCGTCCGCAACCGCATTACCTGGCAGCGCGAAAAGGGGCGCGGCGCAAAAGCGAATTGGAAAAATTCCTGCGAGGATATTTGGTTCGGTACGCTCGGGGACGACTATTATTTTAACGTCGATGCGGTAAAACAAAAGCGCAGGGTATTGGCCCCGTACCGTGAAAACGGCAAACCGAAGGACTGGGAAAAAACCGACGAAGGCCGCTTCCGCTTAACCTGCCCCGGCAATTTTTGGGACGATATTTCGATTCCGTATTGGTCGATGAGCGAAAACACCGATCATCCGACGCAAAAACCCGAAAAGCTTATCGCCAAACTCATCCTTGCAAGCTGCCCCGAAGACGGTCTTGTCTTAGATCCTTTTCTCGGTTCCGGCACCACATCGGTTACCGCAAAAAAACTGGGGCGCAATTTTATCGGTATAGAAAAAAACGAAGAGTATTGCTGCTGGACCGAAAAGCGCTTGGCGCGTGCCGAAAGCGACGCGGCCATTCAGGGGTATGCGGACGGCGTTTTTTGGGAACGGAACACGCAAGCCGTTCAGCGCGCCGAACTGAAAAAGTCCCGGCCGTATCATGCCGAATCTCTGTTCGCCGAACCTTGA
- a CDS encoding gamma carbonic anhydrase family protein — protein sequence MKDTNKQHMPSIAESAFIAWNAHVCGDAELAEHTSVWFSATVRADIAPIKIGKNSNIQDNAVVHVDENIPCIVGENVTVGHGAILHSCTVKNGSTIGMGAIVLNEAVIEENSMVGAGALVTQGKTFPAGSLILGSPAKAVRSLTDEEIKAMKKNTENYVRHAAEEKERQKNRE from the coding sequence ATGAAAGATACGAACAAACAACATATGCCGTCGATTGCGGAGTCGGCGTTTATAGCGTGGAATGCCCATGTATGCGGCGATGCCGAACTGGCCGAACATACGTCGGTGTGGTTTTCCGCGACGGTTCGGGCGGACATAGCGCCGATAAAAATCGGCAAAAACAGCAATATTCAGGATAACGCCGTCGTTCACGTGGACGAAAATATTCCCTGCATTGTCGGCGAAAACGTAACGGTCGGGCACGGGGCCATCCTTCATTCGTGCACGGTAAAAAACGGCAGCACAATCGGCATGGGGGCTATCGTACTGAACGAAGCGGTTATCGAAGAGAATTCCATGGTCGGTGCGGGCGCCCTCGTAACGCAGGGTAAAACCTTTCCCGCCGGCAGTTTGATTTTAGGATCGCCTGCAAAAGCCGTGCGTTCTTTAACGGATGAAGAAATAAAAGCGATGAAAAAAAATACCGAAAACTACGTGCGCCATGCCGCAGAAGAAAAAGAACGGCAAAAGAATCGGGAATGA
- a CDS encoding DUF2147 domain-containing protein, with protein sequence MKKLICAALLLFTAAAVFAADPVEGYWVSINEEGELTAGWHIYQKDGVLYGEILAAAGKPRDTIATAVKESYKDFPVSGAVNKMPLLGTPWIWGLTSKAAGQWANGSIIDPADGKVYKCKITFRKADGKKYKEDTLEMRGEIGMGIGRSQFWKKSTPEEIDKIK encoded by the coding sequence ATGAAAAAACTGATTTGCGCGGCTCTGCTTTTGTTTACAGCCGCCGCAGTGTTTGCCGCCGACCCGGTTGAAGGCTATTGGGTCAGCATTAACGAAGAGGGAGAATTAACCGCCGGCTGGCACATTTATCAAAAAGACGGCGTTTTGTACGGCGAGATTCTTGCCGCCGCAGGAAAGCCCCGCGACACCATCGCAACCGCGGTAAAGGAATCGTATAAAGATTTCCCCGTCAGCGGAGCCGTAAACAAAATGCCCCTGCTCGGAACGCCGTGGATTTGGGGTCTTACTTCCAAAGCCGCCGGACAATGGGCAAACGGCAGCATCATCGACCCGGCGGACGGCAAAGTATACAAGTGCAAAATCACCTTCCGCAAAGCCGACGGCAAAAAGTATAAAGAAGACACGCTCGAAATGCGCGGCGAAATCGGCATGGGCATCGGCCGCAGCCAATTTTGGAAAAAATCCACCCCCGAAGAAATCGACAAAATAAAGTAA
- a CDS encoding class I SAM-dependent methyltransferase: MSGGDFLTAIFGMLPSCTSIVLSSPLKKRSCTEKPHGENTRAEGADSKTSCAGGADGCIKIRMRKAGKESFSAEFFGKKQVFHKTFPLEGLKEFLKELPYAGGALWRQCIFTAEDTRCILLANKKGRTSLSIKSVPRAQVDVESEYTHNRQKNYLIDENAAAPFLHALGLAAADGKIIAKKYAKFRQINRFLEYADDVLGALTERGAGTKRPLSIIDFGCGKAYLTFALYYFLTEVKGLQADITGVDLKRDVIEHCSDLARKLNYGGLHFEVNDIRSYALHSHADGLSSRGDAPQEESERQIDEKDIDMVISLHACDTATDYALAFALQKKAKVILSAPCCQHELNGALGKNCPDEAFNAFTEYGIVKERFAALATDIMRARLIKKHGYAVQILEFIDTEHTPKNLLIRAIRHKNADANKTAATAALSERDDVYENLCRALGKRIILESLSEQPESAKPHKEKGADRAR; this comes from the coding sequence ATGAGCGGCGGCGATTTTCTTACTGCGATTTTCGGCATGCTTCCTTCGTGCACGTCGATTGTGCTGTCGAGTCCGCTGAAAAAAAGGTCCTGCACCGAAAAGCCGCACGGTGAAAATACCCGGGCTGAAGGCGCGGACAGTAAAACCTCGTGCGCCGGAGGTGCGGACGGTTGCATAAAAATCCGCATGCGCAAAGCGGGAAAGGAAAGCTTCAGTGCCGAATTCTTCGGCAAAAAACAGGTTTTCCACAAAACGTTCCCGCTCGAAGGATTAAAGGAATTTCTCAAAGAACTTCCATATGCCGGAGGCGCCCTGTGGCGCCAATGTATTTTTACGGCCGAAGATACGCGCTGCATTTTGCTCGCGAATAAAAAAGGACGCACATCGCTGTCGATTAAAAGCGTGCCGCGCGCTCAAGTTGACGTCGAATCCGAGTATACGCACAATCGGCAAAAGAATTATCTTATTGACGAAAACGCCGCCGCGCCCTTTTTGCACGCTTTGGGACTTGCCGCCGCCGACGGAAAAATCATTGCAAAAAAATACGCGAAGTTCCGCCAGATCAACCGTTTTTTGGAATACGCGGACGACGTCTTGGGCGCCCTGACCGAACGCGGAGCGGGAACAAAGCGGCCGCTGAGCATCATCGATTTCGGCTGCGGCAAAGCCTACCTTACCTTTGCCCTGTATTATTTTTTAACCGAAGTCAAAGGCTTGCAGGCGGATATTACCGGCGTGGATTTAAAACGCGATGTGATCGAACACTGTTCGGATCTTGCGCGCAAGCTGAATTACGGCGGCCTTCATTTTGAAGTGAACGACATACGCTCCTATGCTCTGCACTCCCATGCGGACGGACTGTCTTCCCGCGGTGACGCGCCGCAAGAGGAATCGGAGCGGCAGATCGACGAAAAAGATATCGATATGGTTATATCGCTTCACGCATGCGATACGGCGACCGATTACGCGCTCGCTTTTGCGCTGCAAAAAAAAGCGAAAGTTATTTTGTCCGCTCCGTGCTGCCAGCACGAATTGAACGGAGCATTGGGAAAAAACTGCCCCGATGAAGCCTTTAACGCGTTTACCGAATACGGCATTGTAAAAGAGCGCTTTGCCGCCCTTGCCACGGATATCATGCGCGCCCGGCTCATAAAAAAACACGGCTATGCCGTTCAAATATTGGAATTTATCGATACCGAACACACGCCGAAAAACCTGCTCATACGCGCGATCCGGCACAAAAACGCTGATGCAAACAAAACGGCTGCAACCGCAGCGCTTTCCGAGCGCGACGATGTATACGAAAATCTGTGCCGCGCTTTGGGCAAGCGCATTATTTTGGAAAGTTTATCGGAACAACCGGAATCGGCAAAACCGCACAAAGAAAAAGGCGCCGACCGGGCCCGATAA
- a CDS encoding YbjQ family protein, translating into MILVNTDYVSGKNLETLGLVKGSTIQSKNIGKDILQGLKTIIGGELKGYTEMMNEARALATKRMAQEAEQMGADAVVNIRYSSAAIMQNAAEVIAYGTAVKFK; encoded by the coding sequence ATGATCTTGGTAAATACTGATTACGTTTCCGGCAAAAATCTGGAAACGCTCGGCTTGGTAAAGGGAAGCACCATCCAGTCGAAAAACATCGGTAAAGACATTTTGCAGGGCTTAAAAACGATAATCGGGGGCGAATTAAAAGGCTATACCGAAATGATGAACGAAGCGCGCGCTTTGGCAACCAAACGCATGGCGCAGGAAGCCGAACAAATGGGCGCGGACGCCGTTGTGAATATCCGCTATTCGTCCGCAGCGATTATGCAAAATGCCGCGGAAGTTATCGCCTACGGAACGGCCGTAAAATTCAAATAA
- a CDS encoding carbohydrate ABC transporter permease yields the protein MQFLLILSISAVAYIVLLFVLPEWGKNTLMTIFLLFSAVVILTPLLFMFTAAFMPASEITSIPYRWIPEKIHWFNFYRALAGNDENFVFLRNVLNSLIVSATVTVTTLLLSCITGYALAKFHFRGRNTVFMFIMMTMMIPFETIMVPLYMVVLNLKLQNTYGGLIIPFMMNAFGVFMMRQYLLTFPDDVIAAARIDGCSEPGIFSRIVLINSGPALATLAILTFRQQWDNLMWPLMVAQDKHLKTIPTYIVSFAEEKFADEGAMMAVALLASLPMVILFLTLSKYFLGGNAMYSAGKE from the coding sequence GTGCAATTTTTATTGATTTTAAGCATAAGCGCCGTTGCATACATTGTTTTGCTGTTCGTGCTTCCCGAATGGGGCAAAAATACGCTGATGACAATCTTTTTGCTTTTCAGCGCAGTCGTTATTTTAACACCGCTTTTGTTTATGTTTACGGCGGCTTTTATGCCCGCGTCGGAAATTACGAGCATTCCGTACCGATGGATACCGGAAAAAATACACTGGTTTAACTTTTACCGCGCCTTGGCGGGCAACGACGAAAACTTTGTCTTTTTGCGCAACGTATTGAATTCGCTCATCGTTTCGGCAACCGTTACCGTAACGACGCTGCTTTTGTCGTGCATTACCGGCTATGCGCTTGCAAAATTTCACTTTAGGGGAAGAAATACGGTTTTTATGTTTATCATGATGACCATGATGATTCCCTTTGAGACGATTATGGTTCCCCTGTATATGGTCGTTTTGAATTTAAAACTGCAAAACACCTACGGCGGATTAATCATTCCGTTTATGATGAATGCGTTCGGCGTTTTTATGATGCGCCAGTATTTGCTGACCTTCCCCGACGACGTTATTGCCGCCGCCCGCATAGACGGCTGCAGCGAGCCGGGAATATTTTCCCGCATCGTGTTGATCAATTCGGGGCCGGCCTTGGCGACCTTGGCTATTTTAACTTTCCGCCAGCAATGGGACAACTTAATGTGGCCGCTGATGGTTGCGCAGGATAAGCACCTTAAAACGATTCCGACCTACATCGTCAGCTTTGCCGAAGAAAAATTTGCGGACGAAGGCGCCATGATGGCGGTTGCCCTGCTTGCAAGTTTGCCGATGGTTATTTTGTTTTTAACCTTGTCCAAATACTTCCTCGGCGGCAACGCCATGTATTCGGCCGGAAAAGAATAA
- a CDS encoding ParA family protein, whose product MAKVYVFVNQKGGVGKTTSVINIGAYMAAAGKKVLLVDFDSQGNMSSGVGISKEKPTIYELMAGLSTYEKTVRRTEVINLDAVAASIDLSGAAIELVDQAEREFFLKKALEPLLPKYDYILIDCPPSLGLLTLNGLAAAHSVLIPMQCEYFALEGISLLLQTVKKVQKSVNPALQIGGIFFTMYDSRTRLANDVVTQVKAYFKDSVFATIIPRNVRLSEAPSHGKPICLYDPLCVGARSYEKLAQEVMERG is encoded by the coding sequence ATGGCAAAAGTCTATGTTTTTGTAAACCAAAAAGGCGGCGTCGGAAAAACGACATCCGTCATCAATATCGGTGCATATATGGCGGCTGCCGGCAAAAAAGTTCTTTTAGTCGACTTCGACTCGCAGGGGAATATGTCGTCGGGGGTCGGCATTTCAAAAGAAAAACCCACGATTTACGAATTGATGGCGGGCTTGTCGACATACGAAAAAACGGTGCGCCGTACCGAAGTTATCAATTTGGATGCGGTCGCCGCATCGATCGATTTGTCGGGAGCCGCGATAGAACTGGTCGACCAAGCCGAACGCGAATTCTTTTTAAAAAAAGCGCTTGAACCGCTTTTGCCGAAATACGATTATATTTTAATAGACTGCCCGCCGTCGCTGGGACTTTTAACGCTGAACGGCCTTGCCGCCGCGCATTCGGTTTTGATTCCCATGCAGTGCGAATATTTCGCTTTGGAAGGAATTTCCCTTTTGCTGCAAACGGTAAAAAAAGTACAAAAGTCCGTAAACCCCGCTTTGCAAATCGGCGGCATCTTTTTTACGATGTACGATTCGCGCACGCGGCTTGCAAACGATGTGGTTACTCAGGTAAAAGCGTATTTTAAGGATTCCGTTTTTGCGACGATTATTCCGCGAAACGTGCGCCTTTCCGAAGCGCCGTCGCACGGCAAGCCGATATGTTTGTACGATCCGCTGTGCGTCGGTGCGCGCAGCTACGAAAAACTTGCGCAAGAGGTGATGGAACGTGGCTAA